Proteins encoded together in one Labrus mixtus chromosome 18, fLabMix1.1, whole genome shotgun sequence window:
- the enpep gene encoding glutamyl aminopeptidase, producing MVESMDLENQEKRYCIRTKHVGIICVMLVVCSLAVGLGVGLSGSDTSPPPNPTPPEPTQPPAPDRGPCTPSTVSSGDWSNFRLPEYVKPVHYDLHVEPNFDDDTYTGTVEVQVEVTKVTRHLWLHIRQTFVSAPPRLRVQSRQGGQKEVGVKQCFEYKKHEYVVVEATEDLKITGPGEVYVLSLDFQGWLNGSVVGFYRVIYNEEGVEKKIAATDHEPTDARKSFPCFDEPNKKATYKVSITHPKGYGALSNMPPEGPPEELPGKLKTSFQMSVPMSTYLVCFAVHQFDFLERISASGIPLRIYAQPTQLKTAEYAANKTKDIFDYFEGYFNMSYSIKKLDKIAIPDFGTGAMENWGLITYRETNLLYDENQSSSINKQRVASVIAHELVHQWFGNIVTMDWWDDLWLNEGFASFFEYIGVESTEPTWGMRDIMIISDVLPVMVDDALLSSHPIIVNVSTPAQITSVFDGISYSKGASILRMLEDWIGKEMFRDGCRKYLKDYHFKNAKTENFWASLADVSKLPVAQVMDTWTKQMGYPVLDLIVSETNAMLTQKRFLLDPKADATQPPSPFGYKWSIPVKWHSVTTDKNMLEMFDMSKTEQPVMNYLPNVDGLLKVNNDHIGFYRVNHDNNMWNTIGQLLQSNHTELDPADRTSYIDDVFALARADIIDYGNAFNLTMYLNNEQDYIVWDRVASSIAYVRDMLSGPTVLYQKFQELFRRHVQAISTELGWTDNGTQTQRLLRETVLSIACQMGDEAALNEASHIFDQWISGAIGDVAVNLRLLVYRYGMKNSGTEEKWNTMFQRYKDSTLAQEKDKLLYGLASVGNVELLYKLLEASKDETVVRSQDLFTLVRYVSLNPLGQSMAWDWTTLNWDYLVKRYTINDRNLGRLLGRISTSYNTELQLWKMEHFFSLTPDAGAGEMSRKQALETVRNNIEWRRANEKEIEWWLNNIA from the exons ACACATCCCCCCCTCCAAACCCAACACCACCAGAGCCTACACAGCCCCCTGCGCCCGACAGAGGCCCCTGCACGCCTTCCACTGTCTCCAGTGGGGACTGGAGTAACTTTCGCCTGCCTGAATACGTGAAGCCGGTCCACTATGACCTCCATGTGGAGCCCAACTTTGACGACGACACCTACACCGGCACTGTTGAGGTTCAAGTGGAGGTCACCAAGGTGACCCGCCACCTGTGGCTCCACATCAGGCAGACGTTTGTCAGCGCCCCACCACGGCTGAGGGTGCAATCTCGCCAGGGGGGCCAGAAGGAGGTGGGGGTGAAACAATGCTTTGAATACAAAAAGCATGAGTATGTGGTGGTGGAGGCCACCGAGGATCTGAAAATCACTGGACCAGGAGAAGTGTACGTGCTCAGCCTGGACTTCCAAGGCTGGCTTAACGGCTCCGTCGTTGGATTCTACAGGGTCATCTACAATGAGGAGGGGGTCGAAAA AAAGATCGCAGCGACCGATCACGAGCCAACAGATGCTCGTAAGTCCTTCCCCTGCTTCGATGAACCCAACAAGAAGGCCACCTACAAAGTCTCCATCACTCATCCAAAGGGGTATGGAGCTCTATCCAACATGCCACCAGAG GGACCCCCTGAGGAACTGCCTGGCAAACTCAAGACCTCCTTTCAGATGTCCGTTCCCATGAGCACTTATTTGGTATGTTTTGCTGTGCACCAGTTTGACTTCCTGGAGAGAATTTCCGCCTCAGGAATTCCT TTGAGAATCTATGCTCAGCCAACTCAGCTGAAAACTGCAGAATATGCGGCCAACAAAACCAAGGACATCTTTGACTACTTTGAGGGTTATTTCAACATGTCATACTCCATCAAAAAACTGG ATAAGATTGCCATCCCCGACTTTGGTACTGGTGCCATGGAGAACTGGGGCCTGATCACATACAGGGAGACCAACCTACTGTATGATGAGAACCAGTCTTCCTCCATCAACAAGCAACGAGTGGCCAGCGTCATCGCCCACGAGCTGGTTCACCAG TGGTTTGGAAACATCGTGACCATGGATTGGTGGGATGACCTCTGGCTCAACGAGGGCTTTGCCAGTTTCTTTGAGTACATCGGTGTAGAGAGTACTGAGCCCACCTGGGGAATG CGAGACATCATGATCATCAGTGACGTACTTCCCGTCATGGTCGACGacgccctcctctcctctcacccgATCATCGTAAATGTTTCAACCCCCGCACAGATCACCTCAGTGTTTGATGGGATCTCATACAGCAAG GGAGCGTCCATACTCAGGATGCTGGAGGACTGGATCGGAAAAGAAATGTTCAGAGACGGCTGTCGA AAATATTTGAAAGACTACCACTTCAAGAACGCCAAAACAGAAAACTTCTGGGCATCTCTTGCAGAT GTGAGCAAGTTGCCAGTTGCACAGGTCATGGATACATGGACCAAACAGATGGGTTATCCAGTTCTGGACCTGATAGTCTCAGAAACGAATGCCATGTTGACCCAAAAGCGTTTCCTCCTGGATCCTAAAGCTGATGCCACCCAGCCTCCTTCACCTTTTGG GTACAAGTGGTCAATTCCAGTGAAATGGCACTCAGTGACTACCGATAAAAATATGTTGGAGATGTTTGACATGAGCAAAACAG AGCAACCTGTCATGAACTATTTGCCCAACGTGGACGGGCTGCTGAAGGTGAACAATGATCACATCGGATTCTACAGAGTCAACCATGACAACAACATGTGGAATACCATTGGTCAGCTGCTACAAAGCAACCACACG GAGTTAGATCCGGCTGATCGGACCAGCTACATTGATGATGTTTTTGCTCTTGCAAG GGCAGACATTATAGATTACGGTAATGCCTTTAACCTCACCATGTACCTGAACAATGAGCAAGACTACATAGTGTGGGACCGAGTGGCCTCCTCCATCGCCTACGTTCGGGACATGCTCTCAGGACCAACTGTACTCTACCAAAAGTTTCAG GAACTGTTCAGAAGACATGTTCAAGCGATCTCAACAGAGCTCGGATGGACTGATAAtgggacacagacacaaag GTTACTGAGGGAGACTGTCCTCAGCATTGCGTGTCAGATGGGAGATGAGGCCGCTCTGAATGAAGCCTCTCACATCTTTGACCAGTGGATTTCTGGAGCTATCGG TGATGTAGCAGTGAACTTGAGGCTGCTGGTTTATCGATACGGCATGAAGAATTCAGGAACTGAAGAAAAGTGGAACACAATGTTCCAGAGGTACAAAGACTCGACATTGGCTCAGGAGAAGGACAAGCTGCTGTACGGTCTGGCATCTGTGGGGAATGTGGAACTCCTTTACAA GCTGCTGGAGGCATCTAAAGATGAGACAGTGGTGAGAAGTCAGGATCTGTTCACTCTGGTTCGGTATGTGTCTTTAAACCCACTGGGCCAGAGCATGGCCTGGGACTGGACCACACTCAACTGGGACTACCTGGTCAAAAG GTACACCATCAACGACAGGAACCTGGGCCGTCTATTGGGTCGAATCTCCACCAGCTacaacacagagctgcagctgtggaAG ATGGAGCACTTCTTCAGTCTAACACCTGATGCAGGCGCTGGTGAGATGTCCCGGAAGCAAGCGCTGGAGACAGTGAGGAACAACATCGAATGGAGAAGAGCGAATGAGAAAGAGATCGAATGGTGGCTGAACAACATCGCCTAA